GAATCATGATGTCCACTtccaagaaaaattaaagccCATGCTAGTTTATGCATACCTACCTGATTGCTTTTTTCATCACAGCTCTCACCATCATCTCTCCTACCATGCTCATTTTAGTTAGGGATGCCTTGACATCAAATCATTAGTGAGCATTAACATGATTTTTCCACCTTATTATGGTAGGTTCTCGGCCTGGAAAGGTTAAAGTCTGAACTGCAAGTTCGTGGGTTAAAATGTGGTGGTACTATGCAAGAGCGCGCTGCTAGGCTTTTTATGCTAAAATCTACGCCGATCGAGAAGATTCCAAAGAAGCTGCTTGCAAAGAAATGAGAATATAATGTACTTCATCTTTTTACTTTGTAGAGGAAAGCCTCTCCTTTAATGAATGAACAGGGGGAGTTCAGTGTATATTAATATTTCAATCTCTGCCCAGTTGTTGACTATTTATGTACTTGTATGTATACCTTTGATGGATAATGTCTGATCCTTTGACTGATGCAATTTcatgttcttgttttttcaaCTTCACTCTGTAGAAGCTGCCCTGTGCATTATCTGTGGTTTAGATTTGCTCGTCTTTTTTATAAGCCTGAGTTTTCAACCCCAAAAGTTACACATTCTATTGAGGAAAATATCTACACACAAAAATTGGGTATGGAGGGTAAagtaccacaaaatcttaacCACTATGTACAGTAACGAGTGAGTAAAAGTTCACAAAATGCagaagttaaaaaaaaataataaaatcagaCATTGTTCGAGTTTGAGTCGGCATGTGCCGGGGATGGATTGTTTCGGCAAACTGGGCATGTGCTGTTCAACCGAAGCCACTCATCAACACAATCAGCGTGGAAGCAGTGTTTGCATTCCGGGATGCATCTCACCGTCTCCTTGGTCAGATACTCCGACAAGCATATAGCACACGTGGTGTCGTTGGGCCCCGGCAGCCGGCGGCTCTCACCAAGAACTAGCATCTGATATGACTCAATGGTGGTCTGGTCCAGACCCATGGTTACAATGGTGGGTTCTTGCGGTTGTGGTTCGGCGGCAACTGCGGTGGCGCTTCGTTGTGCAGAGCCACCAGGAACCCTATCCTTGATGCAAGCAAAGCAGGCTATCCCAACTGCGCAGGTGAGGGCTGGTACCGTGATGGACACGCAAATGATCCTGAAAACTTGGAAGCCCTTGTTTGATCCGCCTGGAATTTGAAGCCATTATTTAGTGCTGGAAAACAAGCTCTTGCTCTGCAGATTTAGAATTGCATTCCACTTAGTGGCCACCCAAtgcattttcttcttgttattattatcatctttttattcaaacaattattattaatttattttcttatcccttaaaaaatttatttttaaaaaaaaagtgaaaaagattaGGAAAGAAGTAGTTATTGGGTTTTGACTTTTGGCCCCTGCCCTGCCCCTGTAACATATGAAGTGGAACGTTTCAAATCAATAAAGAAACCTTTAACGTGTGCCATAGTATAAGGGAAAATCTAGTTATGAAGTTTTCTATTCATCCTTTTagttggcttttttttttttcctgataCATAGTTGACATCGCTTTAATTAGTAATATTGGCATAATgcatagaatttttttaaaattttcacatGGTTAATTCCAATTCTACGAACGAACACACTTCGAAAATTCAATTAGGCAATTAATCTGTGAATTAGGAAATAATGAAGATTAAAGAACCTGCTGTTGAATTGTAGTCGCAGACAAGTTCTTGGCTGGTGTTGCTTAAGAGTCCGCAAATTCCACCTTGGATCTCACAGGCACTGCAAGCGGGTTCATACCAAGTCAAAAAAAGATCCGAATCAAGGTTGGTCGAGAACCCGTCCTCCGTCTGGACCTGCCTGGTAACCGGAACAGCCAATGTGGCAAGAATCCGACACGTGGTGGACATGGAGTTTGCAAGGGCGGTGGAAGGCGTGGCCAAAACTGAGGTGGTGGAGTTGCTGAGGCAGTCAATGGGGGTGAACCTTGACTTGGTGAAGGAAGCCGGGCAGCTGAGGAAGGTGTAGTTTTGATACACAGCAGCAACAAAAGGAGAGCCTGCAAGGCTGAGACTTAGAAGCTTTTGAGGGAGGCAATTGTTGGGGTCGTAGAGCTGAATCTCTTGAGTGGCATAGCTGATTGCTCTGACGAAAAACTCTCCGGAAAGTGGAAGTTTTATGACTGTTAGGCCCTGGCTGTTGCAGGTCAGGTTGAAGCCCGGGTAGCCGCAGTTTTCGGGTTGCCGGGCTTGTAACCGGAACGGGAAGCGGATGGGGAAGCCGGTGTAGCCACAGACGGAGACCGGGCAGTCGTCTCGGGCATAGATGTgggggaagaggaagagaagggcGAAGAAGATGTCTAAGATGTCCATAATACCAAAAGGCCTAAAACCAGGATGAGAAGGTGGAATTTGTAGGAGagattcattaaaaaatttcaacaaattaTAAAGTCAAAAGTTTATGAAGTAATGGTAGCTATAGCCCACATAAGAAGAAGTGGTCATCACTCACCACGATCGTTGCTTTTGTACGATTTTACCAATTAGAATATGTTTGTGTGCCAAAGGTCAGCAGTGAGCGCAGATCACATGTAAATCCTATTTTAACcacatttttttaagttttaaatcCAAAGTCAGAGATTAAATTCACAGATTTGGTAAGCTAAAAACAACCATTAAAGATTAATACGCAACTAACATCCACTTGCCAAGGAGTGTACGTAAGAtcaactaaaattaaaatttatatttgtagcACAGCACGTGTATTTATCAATTCTACAGGGAAGACCAAACTATCTCAAAGCTTTTATGTTTTCCCTTTTAATTTGAGTAAACAGGAAATTAAGCTACTAATTACTAGTTTAATGAACCCCAATATgggtttgttttctgtttttttttttttgttttttttatttatttatttatgggtATCAGTTTATCAGAAGGGaatgtttttcacttttggcTAAGACCAGTGGGATGGGATGGGATGGGATGGGATGGGATGGGACTTTACAGGAGCTGCTGAGAGATTCTAATAGATACAACTTCACCTCCAGCTCCAGCTCTCATCACTTGGTATTTGACTTGAAGTCCTGGTATCAAGAAATTCGACGAAAATACGAAAATTAGACATAAATTTGTCGATCAACAAATGGCTAAAGGAAATGCAATTTTTATGTTCATATACGTGAGCTTGGAAAAATCAGaagttttttctctttctacCTTCATTTTTCTGTAAGTTGGTGTTGACTGCAACTGAATGTAGAGTAATGATAGCCTTTGGTTGCCAGTCGTTCGGTTTACCAACCCATGACTTGAGATTAAAGACTGCTGCCATTTCATTTGGAAATTTGACCACGTTAACTTGTATGTTCAGCAAACAGAAGTAGAGGTAACATTAAGACTAATTAATGAGATTAACGTTGACTAATTTTGGGTTATTGGAGCAGTAGCAGGGCAAAGAGCATCTGAAGAAGTTACCAGATGTTGGAGAGTCATTGAGGTGTTTGAGATCGAAAATAGCCCCCGAAGCACCATCGACATGCTTTTTGACATCATGGGAACCGATAAGTTCGTATTCCCAGCTTCCATTCTGATACCCCTCGCTCAAGAACAATTCTATATGCCTTGCATCCAGTGTCTGCATTGTTCCTGCGCATAACAAACGTGAAATGAGAGACCCTGAAGCCCTTTGCCTCCAATCCCCCTGACTTTCCAAGGACTTTTAACAAATAGCTAATAATTTCATCTGTCAAAGTTCAAACCCAAGTATTGAGAAGTGATGGGTTTTGTTCTGCCTTACCATCACATGTATTGAGCTCGCAGACGGGGCATCGAACAAGTTGGAGATCTGTGGGAAATCATTGAGTTGAAAATTGAAGTTCAATTGAAgtgttcaagaaaaacaaaaaatttgatcTTCATTTGTCTGAAAGAAAATGGCAGGATGATTAAGTGCAGCTGAAGTTACCAGCTATCCATATCCCAGCTTTAACGTTATCCAGCACACAATAGCCGCAGGCCTCCAACATTTTCTGCATGGTATCTTCTTCTGGGAGTTTCGTTGGGTTTCTCAGCCTTTCTGTCAAGAGTGCTTCTGAAGATTCAACGGAAAATGCACCAATCcgcatccagtctgattagtCCAAACAAATACGAAAAGAAACTCATTTAGTCTTCTGTGGAAATTATTATACATATGGTGAGGTTTGTGATTATTGTTCAGCACAAGAGAATAAGGAGAAAGCATTTGTCTtatattttaaagaaacaGGACACCTGTGACAGCCAATCAGTCCACACTGCACTCTAGCAATGCAATTAGACACATAAGAACATAGAAACCAGCTGAAAATTAGACATGCATCAATTTCTAAAGTCAGGAGAAACAAAATGTGTACGCGAAGAAAAGTTACTTACCATTATGACTTGCTAGAAGTTCTCATTGacttttgaaaagaaaaaaatagaaaccaaTACAGTAAGGACTAATAAACCTTTGGTTGGCTAAGATTCTCACTGACTTTCGACAGTCTTCAAAAGTCCTCATTGTCTTCACTAATCACTACTTATTGTCTTCAATCCAGTTATGATACATAGCACACAATCATCTTTTAATATGAATCTTATTTcgccaacaacaaaaaaaaaaacaaaaaacaaaaaaatcatataaacgTCATGCAAATCTTACATCATATAGATTTCTTTGAGTATAATCATGTGTTatcttattattaattttgacGTGACATAATGACAACATTTTCCTACTTGTGGTAAAATTGCGCACAAAAACCACCAAAACAGAGGTAAAATTGCGCACTCACCAATATGCTTCTCCTTCTGGCGGAACATGTAAGAATGGCTTCCATCTG
The Prunus dulcis chromosome 2, ALMONDv2, whole genome shotgun sequence DNA segment above includes these coding regions:
- the LOC117618830 gene encoding putative RING-H2 finger protein ATL21A; translated protein: MDILDIFFALLFLFPHIYARDDCPVSVCGYTGFPIRFPFRLQARQPENCGYPGFNLTCNSQGLTVIKLPLSGEFFVRAISYATQEIQLYDPNNCLPQKLLSLSLAGSPFVAAVYQNYTFLSCPASFTKSRFTPIDCLSNSTTSVLATPSTALANSMSTTCRILATLAVPVTRQVQTEDGFSTNLDSDLFLTWYEPACSACEIQGGICGLLSNTSQELVCDYNSTAGGSNKGFQVFRIICVSITVPALTCAVGIACFACIKDRVPGGSAQRSATAVAAEPQPQEPTIVTMGLDQTTIESYQMLVLGESRRLPGPNDTTCAICLSEYLTKETVRCIPECKHCFHADCVDEWLRLNSTCPVCRNNPSPAHADSNSNNV
- the LOC117618313 gene encoding probable F-box protein At3g61730, whose translation is MGTRRSASESEDTSHINNNSPIDQGMEESSARLENNQHDDAVEMNFNGIEKENNGDETENNDTVMSVEENMGGNQGFQYEEDVWTEIAKYLEGKSLVMLATTCRWFHGLIMEGSIWKYACLRDLQVPAPVHVAFNWRNLYVSAFDGSHSYMFRQKEKHIDWMRIGAFSVESSEALLTERLRNPTKLPEEDTMQKMLEACGYCVLDNVKAGIWIADLQLVRCPVCELNTCDGTMQTLDARHIELFLSEGYQNGSWEYELIGSHDVKKHVDGASGAIFDLKHLNDSPTSAVFNLKSWVGKPNDWQPKAIITLHSVAVNTNLQKNEGLQVKYQVMRAGAGGEVVSIRISQQLL